Below is a window of Deltaproteobacteria bacterium DNA.
GCTCCCGTGCTTACTTCATTGCAGATACGGGCGCGCCGCGGCGAACGCCTCGCGAGCGTCGTGGGCGCGTCTGATCTCGAGGACGTCCTCGAGCTTCCGGAGCTGCAGGATCATCTGATCGAGGCGGTCGTCATCGTGGACGAGAAGCAGGATGGCGCTCCGGCTGGCGTCGCCGACCGGGAGGCAGAGGATGCCCTCCACGTTGAAGGCGCGGCGCGCGAAGAGACCGCAGACGTGGGACATCACGCCAGGATGGTTCCGCACGCACAGGCGGAGCACGACGTCAGCATTCGCTCGCATGGCGCGCTCCTCCGATCATGTCGCGATTGGCGCCGCCGGGCGGCACCATCGGGTAGACGTTCTCGGCCGCGTCGATCGGCACGTTGACGAGGCCGGGGCCGGGCTCGGCGAGCGCGCGTGCGAGCGTCGCGCGGGGATCCGCGGCGTCGCCGAGATCCCACGCGCGGACGCCGAAGCCGCGCGCGATGGTGACGAAGTCGGGCTCGGCGTGGAAACGCGAGGCGTGGTAGCGGCCGCCGTAGAAGAGCTCCTGCTGCTGGCGGACAAGACCGAGGTGCGCGTTGTTGAGGAGCACGATCTTCACGTCGACGTTCTCCTCGACCGCCGTCGCGAGCTCCTGCAGGTTCATGAGGAGGCTACCGTCGCCGCTGAAACAGATCACAGGGCGCCCCGGCGCGGCGAGCGCGGCGCCGATCGCTGCCGGGAGGCCGAAGCCCATGGTGCCGAGCCCGCCCGAGGTGAGCCACTGGCGCGGGCGCGTGCAGGGAAACGCTTGCGCCGCCCACATCTGATGCTGGCCGACGTCGGTCGTGACGATCGCGTCCGGCGGCAGCACCGCGGCGGTGTGCCGGATGATGCCGTACGGATCGAGCGGGTCGTCCGGTGCGCGCATGACGAGCGGATGCTCGGCGCGGAGCCGGGCGATCCGCCGCGTCCACGCGGGGCGCGACGCCGGGGCCACGGCGCACGCGAGCGCGCGCAGCGTCGCGCCCACGTCCGCGCGGATACCGAGAGTCGGTGTCTTGATCTTGCCGAGCTCGCTCGCGTCGACGTCGACGTGGATGATGCGGGCGCCGGGACAGAACTCCGCCGCCTTCCCGGTCGCGCGGTCGTCGAAGCGGATGCCGAGCCCGACCAGCAGGTCGCACTCCTCGAGGATCAGGTTGGTGGAACGGGCGGCGTGCATGCCGACCATGCCGAGGAAGCGCGGATGATCGTACGGCAACGCGCCGAGGCCGAGGAGCGTCGCCGCGGTCGGGAGCGCGGCCTTGTCGACGAAGCGGCGGAGCGTCTGCGCCGCCTCGGCGGCGATGACGCCGGCGCCGACGAGCAGGACCGGCCGGTCGGCCGCGTCGATCATGGCCGCGGCGCGCGCGACGTCCTCGGCGCGCGGCGCCGGCAGGGGATCGGCGCGGCCCGGCGCCGGCAGAATGTCGATGTCGATGGCTTCGTTCTGCACGTCCTTCGGGACGTCGATCACGACCGGGCCCGGCCGACCCGACGCCGCGATGCGGAACGCGTCGGGCACCACGTCGAGCAGCTCGGCCGCCGAGCGCACGAGGAAGTTGTGCTTGGTGATCGGCACCGTGAGCCCGTAGGTGTCGATCTCCTGGAACGCGTCGGTGCCGATCATCGCGCGCGGCACCTGGCCCGTGACGGCGACGAGCGGGACCGAGTCGAGCTTGGCGTCGGCGATCGCGGTCAGGAGGTTCGTGGCGCCGGGACCCGACGTGCCGAAGCAGACCGCCGGTCGGCCGGTCACGCGCGCCATTCCCTGCGCGATGAAGCCCGCGCCCTGCTCGTGGCGCGCGAGCACGTGACGGATGCCGCTCGCGCCGAGCGCGTCGTAGAGCGGTAGATTGCAGCCGCCGGGAATGCCGGCGATCGTGCCGACGTCCTGGCGCTCGAGGAGGCGGAGCGTCAGTTCCGCGCCCGTCATTCTCTTCATGGGAGCCTCTCCTTTTCGGACCTGCTCCCTGACGGCCTCCGGCTCGGAAA
It encodes the following:
- the ilvN gene encoding acetolactate synthase small subunit, with protein sequence MRANADVVLRLCVRNHPGVMSHVCGLFARRAFNVEGILCLPVGDASRSAILLLVHDDDRLDQMILQLRKLEDVLEIRRAHDAREAFAAARPYLQ
- the ilvB gene encoding acetolactate synthase large subunit; protein product: MKRMTGAELTLRLLERQDVGTIAGIPGGCNLPLYDALGASGIRHVLARHEQGAGFIAQGMARVTGRPAVCFGTSGPGATNLLTAIADAKLDSVPLVAVTGQVPRAMIGTDAFQEIDTYGLTVPITKHNFLVRSAAELLDVVPDAFRIAASGRPGPVVIDVPKDVQNEAIDIDILPAPGRADPLPAPRAEDVARAAAMIDAADRPVLLVGAGVIAAEAAQTLRRFVDKAALPTAATLLGLGALPYDHPRFLGMVGMHAARSTNLILEECDLLVGLGIRFDDRATGKAAEFCPGARIIHVDVDASELGKIKTPTLGIRADVGATLRALACAVAPASRPAWTRRIARLRAEHPLVMRAPDDPLDPYGIIRHTAAVLPPDAIVTTDVGQHQMWAAQAFPCTRPRQWLTSGGLGTMGFGLPAAIGAALAAPGRPVICFSGDGSLLMNLQELATAVEENVDVKIVLLNNAHLGLVRQQQELFYGGRYHASRFHAEPDFVTIARGFGVRAWDLGDAADPRATLARALAEPGPGLVNVPIDAAENVYPMVPPGGANRDMIGGARHASEC